The following proteins come from a genomic window of Dermacentor albipictus isolate Rhodes 1998 colony chromosome 8, USDA_Dalb.pri_finalv2, whole genome shotgun sequence:
- the hoip gene encoding NHP2-like protein 1 homolog isoform X2 — protein sequence MADEVNPKAYPLADPELTAKILNIVQQATNYKQMRKGANEATKALNRGLAEIIVMAADATPLEIVLHLPLLCEDKNVPYVFVRSKHALGRACGVSRPVVACSVTVNEGSQLKPQIQSLQQEIEKLLV from the exons ATG GCCGACGAAGTCAACCCAAAGGCTTACCCGCTGGCCGATCCTGAGCTGACGGCGAAGATCCTGAACATCGTTCAACAGGCCACCAACTACAAGCAGATGAGAAAAGGCGCGAACGAAG CCACGAAGGCTTTGAACCGTGGTCTCGCCGAAATCATTGTCATGGCTGCTGATGCAACGCCCCTGGAAATCGTTTTACACCTGCCACTTCTGTGTGAAGACAAG AATGTGCCATATGTGTTCGTGCGGTCTAAGCACG CCCTGGGACGAGCATGCGGAGTTTCTCGGCCAGTCGTCGCGTGTTCGGTCACAGTCAACGAGGGGTCGCAGCTGAAGCCTCAAATACAGAGTCTCCAGCAAGAGATTGAAAAGCTGCTCGTCTAA
- the hoip gene encoding NHP2-like protein 1 isoform X1, with the protein MVLLERLSGADEVNPKAYPLADPELTAKILNIVQQATNYKQMRKGANEATKALNRGLAEIIVMAADATPLEIVLHLPLLCEDKNVPYVFVRSKHALGRACGVSRPVVACSVTVNEGSQLKPQIQSLQQEIEKLLV; encoded by the exons ATGGTCTTACTCGAGCGGCTTAGTGGT GCCGACGAAGTCAACCCAAAGGCTTACCCGCTGGCCGATCCTGAGCTGACGGCGAAGATCCTGAACATCGTTCAACAGGCCACCAACTACAAGCAGATGAGAAAAGGCGCGAACGAAG CCACGAAGGCTTTGAACCGTGGTCTCGCCGAAATCATTGTCATGGCTGCTGATGCAACGCCCCTGGAAATCGTTTTACACCTGCCACTTCTGTGTGAAGACAAG AATGTGCCATATGTGTTCGTGCGGTCTAAGCACG CCCTGGGACGAGCATGCGGAGTTTCTCGGCCAGTCGTCGCGTGTTCGGTCACAGTCAACGAGGGGTCGCAGCTGAAGCCTCAAATACAGAGTCTCCAGCAAGAGATTGAAAAGCTGCTCGTCTAA